Genomic window (Dehalobacter sp. 12DCB1):
TTCTTCCCATTCGTATCCTCCTCTTCTATTCGGCGTATCCCGAGGTTCTTTGCTGTTTGGCCAAAGTTACAAAAACATCTTCCAGGGAGGGCATAATGATTTGGAGTTCGCAATCCAAGTCCTGCTCCAGCTGTGAAACATCGTCTGCTCCTTTCAGCAGAACGTGAAGGAGTGCTCCGTGAACCGTACATTCCTTAACATAAGGTATTTTTCCAATTTCCTTTACGCGCTGCATACCATCCTTGAGATTTAGCTCAACCATGCAGCCTTGAATTGTTTTCTTTTTGAGTTGATCCGGACTATCCACCGCTATAATTTTCCCGCCGGAGATAAACGCGGCTCGATGACAGCGTTCTGCTTCATCCATAAAGTGGGTTGTTACCATGACCGTGGTTCCCTCATTTGTCATTTTTTTTATGATCTGAAAGAACCTTCTGCGGCTGGTCGGGCTAACCCCACTGGTCGGTTCATCCAGGAAAAGCAGCGGCGGTTTGGCAATGATAGCGCATCCCAAGGCAA
Coding sequences:
- a CDS encoding ABC transporter ATP-binding protein; the protein is MENVIITEGLTKKFGDFTAVDNVSLQVGRGEIFGFLGPNGAGKSTTIRMLCGILEPTGGSAAVLGYDLRKEAEKIKQNIGYMSQRFSLYDDLTVKENLKFYAGLYGIPRKNLSGRMDEMIAMADLTGRENELAGNLSGGWKQRLALGCAIIAKPPLLFLDEPTSGVSPTSRRRFFQIIKKMTNEGTTVMVTTHFMDEAERCHRAAFISGGKIIAVDSPDQLKKKTIQGCMVELNLKDGMQRVKEIGKIPYVKECTVHGALLHVLLKGADDVSQLEQDLDCELQIIMPSLEDVFVTLAKQQRTSGYAE